One window of the Leishmania infantum JPCM5 genome chromosome 28 genome contains the following:
- a CDS encoding zinc finger protein kinase-like, whose protein sequence is MFYSLFRRPYTARSVPATLGCHASGESGTTAAPAGANDSRNGNAGPSPLTPSGAAATNAPPHPNGSAASPVAQGGDRRVFEGEERLLGHLHAPRQYPLDPEKDADALVLLAQQYSITSVVITHYRVKESYVEYVIECVRGHDAWRVYRRYQQFKALDHDLKQICSSRHGSSHGAYGVVPVLPGSHWMDVTNQSPELVEQRRRYLEIYLQQLLVPRNLFYVARTQLYDFLHDGEVPTHLKLTGIQPLLGLISTHTDLVNDEDDDDAVLRELQETQSRQQKQYLRAAERAATVVSGIAADAALPLLRASGSFPAVPTDCASHAGAAAAASSPVAPGSGRVEAGSLEATAATTRTTSSMPSSAATFATNREPSKTLATRGVCTGTQTTGTAVVDEAGDDGEANGAEGRSDCVDNTSKMRLTTKSAHSRVGGAAFTAADPMQAGFSDERLPPASANCAQCNAEFTSFLYPRRCFFCLVQFCSACLQQLPVLESASSPGRALATTTGRSDPVHFLVQETTPLSTHAKAAGSTVPACLQCAENYSRRLDRCSTAPGGGAYRGMQSTLNTLAQQGPPAPSGRPSQSSPVVGLSPATSTRSCVGEERSPVIVHQRVTNPASPIPHPSLSSPGGALPGRSGTPSPVGFQDFQLLTVIGRGTFGKVLKVQMRATHKVYAMKIMNKATVYRRCMTSYMKEEKAILTSLQPSPYIVRCHYAFQTEYYLVFVLDYLPGGELYDYIYPKLCLSPEAACIYAAELVLALECLHRQDVVHRDLKPENVVLTADGHICLTDFGLARRAFSRSRRRSFVGSPEYVAPETIQGQVQTAAVDWWSFGVMLYEMLAGRTPFHARNNNTVYDNVLHKELALPVLRADNGTGAAAASASQPGVAKGAPTFRGFSPEAVSLLTGLLARDPSTRLQDASAIKRHPFFHGLNWEDLRRRRVPAPCIPGDMRDNDVRHFKREFVSEWASVPPLTNMTRASIEALTKCFDNFPLSRTAAPAGFALVGNANTMPTSSATATTSLASHSLQQVHGDTCTSSLSLTLPPSEHATDDQRLREPVRFFHSMAEAQRSFHGTWHVVSIEVHAVDDGRVIFPWGGDVSGVLVYTTGGRFSLQLTSSARRPVGPVQRVTQLSKEDLCDTYCSYVASFGRFHLFPSSTDDGCGVVRHFSEGNLCPNLMLANTVFQYRMHTEPLHPSATNGESEYKGSGKHADTASSTAAAVTWARRSSTTDAQDGSGGGASGNRGRVGEGGSLGGSEDEEGEAGRGSNRIAIVGDAGHRHGRDAAAATTQPPPSPPPLERRIMLRLSTRPQRALEQDFLAFTSLVFEKVS, encoded by the coding sequence AGtggggcagcagcaacgaatGCCCCGCCGCACCcgaacggcagcgctgcatcgcctgTGGCCCAAGGTGGTGATCGTCGCGTCTTTGAAGGCGAGGAGCGTCTGCTCGGGCACCTGCACGCGCCACGACAGTACCCGCTAGACCCAGAGAAAGATGCCGATGCGCTCGTCCTGCTGGCACAGCAGTACTCCATCACCTCCGTGGTTATCACCCACTACCGCGTCAAGGAGAGTTACGTGGAGTACGTTAtcgagtgcgtgcgcggccACGACGCCTGGCGCGTCTATCGGCGATATCAGCAGTTCAAGGCGCTTGACCACGATCTTAAGCAGatctgcagcagccggcacGGGTCAAGCCACGGGGCCTACGGTGTCGTGCCGGTACTTCCGGGCAGCCACTGGATGGATGTGACGAACCAGAGCCCGGAGCTGGTcgaacagcggcgccgttaCCTAGAGATCtacctccagcagctgctcgtgccGAGGAATCTCTTCTACGTGGCTCGCACCCAGCTTTACGACTTTctgcacgacggcgaggTGCCCACGCACCTGAAGCTCACTGGCATTCAGCCGCTCCTGGGGCTAATCAGCACGCACACTGACCTTGTgaacgacgaggacgacgatgacgcggTTCTTcgcgagctgcaggagacgcaGTCCCGTCAACAGAAGCAGTATCTCCGCGCTGCTGAAAGGGCGGCGACGGTTGTGTCAGGAATCGCGGCTGATGCAGCCCTTCCGCTTCTCAGGGCGAGCGGCTCTTTCCCTGCGGTCCCAACTGATTGCGCGAGTCACGCaggagccgccgcggccgcaaGTTCTCCTGTGGCCCCCGGTAGCGGAAGAGTGGAGGCGGGAAGTCTGGAGGCCACAGCCGCCACAACCAGGACAACATCGTCAAtgcccagcagcgccgctaccTTCGCCACGAACAGGGAGCCGTCGAAGACACTCGCCACGAGAGGGGTGTGCACAGGCACTCAGACAACCGGCACGGCCGTCGTGGATGAGGCGGGCGATGACGGGGAAGCGAACGGTGCAGAGGGGCGATCCGACTGCGTGGACAACACGAGCAAGATGAGGCTGACGACGAAGTCTGCGCACAGCCGCGTAGGTGGGGCTGCGTTTACAGCGGCAGATCCCATGCAGGCGGGCTTCTCAGATGAGCGGCTGCCCCCAGCGTCGGCGAACTGCGCGCAGTGCAACGCCGAGTTTACCTCCTTCCTGTACCCGCGCCGGTGCTTTTTCTGCCTGGTCCAGTTCTGCTCTGCttgcctgcagcagctgccagTGCTTGAaagcgcgtcgtcgccggggCGCGCATTGGCCACGACCACGGGTCGCAGCGACCCCGTGCATTTCCTGGTGCAGGAAACAACACCGTTATCTACACACGCAAAGGCTGCCGGGAGCACGGTTCCCGCCTGCCTTCAGTGTGCGGAGAACTACAGTCGCCGTCTCGACCGCTGTAGCACCGCTcctggtggcggcgcctaCAGGGGCATGCAGTCAACGCTCAATACGCTGGCCCAGCAAGGCCCGCCGGCGCCATCGGGCCGTCCCTCGCAGTCGTCCCCTGTGGTGGGCTTATCGCCGGCcaccagcacgcgcagctgcgttgGAGAGGAGCGCAGCCCGGTGATAGTGCACCAGCGCGTGACCAACCCCGCATCACCCATCCCGCACCCCTCGCTCTCGTCGCCTGGGGGCGCCTTACCCGGCCGAAGTGGCACCCCGTCACCTGTCGGCTTCCAGGACTTTCAACTACTCACTGTCATTGGGCGGGGCACATTCGGAAAGGTGCTCAAGGTCCAGATGCGCGCAACGCACAAGGTGTATGCCATGAAGATCATGAACAAGGCGACCGTGTACCGGCGGTGCATGACATCCTACATGAAGGAGGAAAAGGCCATCTTGACAAGCTTACAACCGAGCCCGTACATTGTGCGCTGCCACTACGCGTTCCAAACAGAGTACTACCTCGTCTTTGTCCTTGACTACCTTCCTGGTGGCGAGCTGTACGACTACATCTACCCCAAACTCTGCCTTTCACCCGAGGCAGCGTGCATCTACGCGGCAGAGCTTGTCCTGGCGCTGGAGTGCTTGCACCGCCAGGATGTGGTGCACCGCGACTTGAAGCCAGAGAATGTTGTGCTGACGGCGGATGGACACATCTGCTTGACGGACTTTGGCCTTGCCCGCCGCGCAttctcgcgcagccgccggcgcagcttcGTCGGCAGCCCCGAGTACGTGGCGCCGGAGACGATCCAGGGCCAGGTGCAGACGGCTGCCGTGGACTGGTGGAGCTTTGGGGTAATGCTGTACGAAATGCTGGCTGGCAGAACTCCGTTCCACGCGCGAAACAACAATACGGTCTACGACAACGTTCTTCACAAGGAGCTAGcactgccggtgctgcgtgcCGACAACGgcacaggcgctgctgcggcttcgGCGTCGCAGCCCGGCGTAGCCAAGGGGGCGCCCACGTTCAGAGGCTTTTCCCCGGAGGCGGTGTCGCTGTTGACGGGTCTGCTTGCTCGAGATCCGTCGACGCGACTGCAGGATGCGAGCGCGATCAAGCGGCACCCCTTCTTTCACGGCCTCAACTGGGAGGActtgcggcgccgccgcgtgccgGCCCCCTGCATCCCGGGTGACATGCGTGACAACGACGTGCGACACTTCAAGCGCGAATTTGTGTCGGAGTGGGCCTCAGTGCCGCCGCTCACCAACATGACGCGGGCCTCCATAGAGGCACTCACGAAATGCTTCGATAACTTCCCGCTGAGCCGCACTGCCGCGCCTGCCGGGTTCGCACTGGTGGGTAACGCCAATACCATGCCCACTTCCTCCGCAACCGCCACCACGTCGCTCGCCTCTCATTCACTGCAACAGGTGCATGGTGACACGTGCACCTCGTCCCTCTCGCTGACATTGCCGCCGTCTGAGCATGCCACTGACGATCAGAGGCTTCGTGAGCCGGTGCGCTTCTTTCATTccatggcggaggcgcagcggagctTCCACGGCACGTGGCACGTCGTCTCTATCGAGGTGCACGCTGTGGATGACGGCAGGGTCATCTTTCCGTGGGGTGGCGATGTGTCAGGGGTTCTCGTGTACACTACTGGCGGTCGCTTCAGTCTGCAGCTGACGTCGAGTGCTCGGCGCCCCGTTGGCCCGGTGCAGCGCGTGACGCAGCTGTCAAAGGAGGACTTGTGCGACACGTACTGCTCTTACGTGGCAAGCTTTGGCCGCTTCCACCTCTTTCCATCCTCGACGgacgacggctgcggcgtcgtgcgGCACTTCTCGGAGGGCAACCTGTGCCCGAACTTGATGCTCGCCAATACCGTTTTCCAGTACCGCATGCATACCGAACCACTGCATCCGTCGGCCACCAATGGAGAGTCAGAGTACAAGGGCAGCGGCAAGCACGCCGACACCGCCtcgtccaccgccgccgcggtgacCTGGGCTCGCAGGTCGAGCACGACAGACGCGcaggacggcagcggtggcggcgccagcggtaACCGCGGACGCGTCGGCGAAGGCGGGTCTCTCGGCGGCtcagaggacgaggagggtgaggcggggaggggcagcaACAGGATTGCCATCGTCGGGGATGCCGGCCACCGACATGGCAgagacgctgcggctgccacaacgcagccgccaccctcgccgccgcctctggaGCGCCGCATCATGCTACGCCTCTCGACCCGGCCACAGCGCGCCCTGGAGCAGGACTTTCTCGCCTTCACCTCTCTTGTCTTTGAGAAGGTGTCGTAG